Proteins from a single region of Methanoculleus horonobensis:
- a CDS encoding flavodoxin family protein, whose amino-acid sequence MTTGRVVLLCGSPRPGGNTAKVLGECARVLEREGIETETVSLEEMRILSCTACGLCTNGECALDDGLNEIIEKIREAEGFIVGTPVYFGTARGDVTAALQRIGMVSMASDSFLSRKVGGPIAVARRGGHTATLQELLMFYLMNDMIVPGSTYWNMVFGRTPGEALGDEEGMKTVRRFAENVAFLIKKLG is encoded by the coding sequence ATGACGACCGGAAGAGTTGTGCTGCTCTGCGGGAGCCCCCGGCCCGGGGGGAACACCGCAAAGGTGCTCGGGGAGTGCGCGAGAGTCCTCGAGCGCGAGGGTATCGAGACCGAGACCGTCTCGCTCGAAGAGATGCGTATCCTCTCCTGCACCGCCTGCGGGCTCTGCACCAACGGGGAATGCGCCCTCGATGACGGCCTGAACGAGATCATCGAGAAGATCCGGGAGGCCGAGGGGTTCATCGTGGGAACCCCGGTCTACTTCGGGACGGCGCGGGGCGACGTCACGGCGGCCCTGCAGCGGATCGGGATGGTCTCGATGGCGTCCGACTCCTTCCTCTCGCGGAAGGTGGGCGGCCCTATCGCCGTGGCCCGGCGGGGCGGGCATACCGCCACGCTCCAGGAACTGCTGATGTTTTACCTCATGAACGATATGATCGTGCCGGGTTCGACCTACTGGAACATGGTCTTTGGGAGGACGCCGGGCGAAGCCCTGGGCGACGAAGAAGGGATGAAGACGGTTCGGCGGTTCGCCGAGAACGTTGCATTCCTGATCAAGAAACTCGGCTGA
- a CDS encoding 4a-hydroxytetrahydrobiopterin dehydratase — MDLSSEAIVLDVADTAPLTRREIADLLPEVPDWSLEEGRLTTRFACKGFDEAVTFLNEVAEFAARENHLPDLGIHAGRFVDVAWYTYAIGGLSRNDFIMAARLSEWLRCRQGGFL, encoded by the coding sequence ATGGATCTTTCGTCTGAGGCGATCGTTTTGGATGTCGCGGATACGGCGCCGTTGACCCGGCGGGAGATCGCCGACCTCCTGCCGGAAGTCCCGGACTGGTCGCTCGAAGAGGGGCGTCTTACCACCCGGTTCGCCTGCAAAGGGTTCGATGAAGCGGTGACGTTCCTCAACGAGGTCGCCGAATTTGCCGCGCGAGAGAACCATCTCCCGGATCTCGGCATCCACGCGGGCCGGTTCGTGGATGTCGCCTGGTATACCTACGCCATCGGCGGACTCTCCCGGAACGACTTCATCATGGCCGCACGTCTCTCCGAGTGGCTCCGGTGCCGGCAGGGGGGTTTCCTCTAG
- a CDS encoding DUF362 domain-containing protein, whose translation MADVYFAGIRARGHQESKVAKIRRLFDAAGFDAAVRPGDLAAVKLHFGERGCDTYTHPLFARQVVDKIKERGAQPFLTDTATLYAGSRADAVRHTVTAIEHGFAYAVAGAPVIVADGLTGGYWKEVAVGGKHFERVRVAGSILDADSMIVLSHVKGHDLAGFGGAIKNLAMGCAPPTGKAEQHAGRPFVEVERCGGCGKCTTVCPRAAMTLADGRAVLNPEHCVGCGDCMRSCPTGAIEFDWTTEIRPFIERLCEYALGAVRGKSGRVGYINFLLNITPDCDCVSWSDAAVVPDIGILASTDPVAIDRASFDLVNSEQGFSRTQLGGNFAPGEDKFKGVWDYTDGRYQFEYAATIGLGDADYRLIEV comes from the coding sequence ATGGCAGACGTCTATTTTGCCGGTATTCGGGCACGCGGTCACCAGGAGAGCAAAGTCGCGAAGATTCGCCGTCTCTTTGACGCGGCCGGGTTTGACGCGGCTGTCCGGCCGGGAGACCTTGCGGCCGTCAAGCTGCACTTCGGCGAGCGCGGGTGCGACACCTACACCCACCCGCTCTTTGCCCGGCAGGTGGTCGATAAGATAAAAGAGCGTGGAGCGCAGCCGTTCCTCACCGATACCGCCACCCTCTATGCCGGGAGCCGGGCCGACGCCGTCCGGCACACCGTCACCGCGATCGAGCACGGGTTCGCCTACGCGGTGGCCGGCGCCCCGGTCATCGTCGCCGACGGCCTCACCGGCGGGTACTGGAAGGAGGTCGCCGTCGGGGGGAAGCACTTTGAGCGCGTCCGGGTTGCCGGGAGCATCCTCGACGCCGACAGCATGATCGTCCTCTCGCACGTCAAGGGCCACGACCTCGCCGGGTTCGGCGGCGCGATCAAGAACCTGGCGATGGGCTGCGCCCCGCCGACGGGAAAGGCGGAGCAGCACGCGGGGCGGCCGTTCGTGGAGGTAGAGCGGTGCGGCGGGTGCGGGAAGTGCACCACGGTCTGTCCACGGGCGGCGATGACCCTCGCCGACGGGCGGGCGGTGCTCAACCCGGAGCACTGCGTCGGGTGCGGCGACTGCATGCGCTCCTGCCCGACAGGCGCGATCGAGTTCGACTGGACGACGGAGATCCGGCCGTTCATCGAACGGCTCTGCGAGTACGCCCTCGGCGCCGTTCGCGGCAAATCCGGGAGGGTCGGCTACATCAACTTCCTCCTCAACATCACCCCGGACTGCGACTGTGTCTCCTGGAGTGATGCGGCGGTCGTCCCCGATATCGGGATCCTCGCCTCCACCGACCCGGTCGCGATCGATCGCGCGAGTTTCGACCTCGTCAACAGCGAGCAGGGGTTCTCCCGGACACAGCTCGGAGGGAACTTCGCTCCTGGAGAGGACAAGTTCAAGGGGGTCTGGGACTACACGGACGGCAGGTACCAGTTCGAGTATGCGGCTACCATTGGGCTCGGGGATGCCGATTACCGGCTGATCGAGGTGTGA
- the trxA gene encoding thioredoxin — MEEERPLDDELQRLREERLRKLEERFTGTPGGVIEIADGAFQNTLQEHPTLVIDVWAEWCGPCRMVAPVVEDLARDFAGRVTFGKCNVDENPKIASSFSITAIPTLLFFANGMLVDRVVGALPKEAIRTRVMRAFGTG, encoded by the coding sequence ATGGAAGAAGAAAGGCCGCTTGACGACGAACTGCAGCGTCTCCGGGAAGAACGTCTCCGGAAACTCGAGGAACGGTTCACGGGAACACCGGGCGGCGTCATCGAGATCGCCGATGGTGCGTTCCAGAATACCCTGCAGGAGCACCCCACCCTGGTCATCGACGTCTGGGCGGAATGGTGCGGCCCCTGCCGGATGGTTGCCCCGGTCGTCGAGGACCTTGCGCGGGACTTCGCCGGCAGGGTGACCTTCGGCAAGTGCAACGTCGACGAAAACCCCAAAATCGCGTCGAGTTTCAGCATAACGGCGATACCCACGCTCTTGTTCTTCGCGAACGGCATGCTGGTCGACCGGGTGGTCGGCGCGCTCCCGAAAGAGGCCATCAGAACACGGGTCATGCGGGCGTTCGGCACCGGCTAG